The Girardinichthys multiradiatus isolate DD_20200921_A chromosome 7, DD_fGirMul_XY1, whole genome shotgun sequence region CTGTATGCAGAAATGATTGTAATTGTTGATTGTTAGTTATTTTAAAGATACttgtgcaaaattgtgttttaaaaaggtgaataaaaaaaataaaaacacaaagattaaACCAAGATTTTTGATAGTGCTTCAACTTAGCAGAAGAGTCATCGTtttgaacatttcatttaacatttatttccctGTTGACTccaaacacaacacatttttgtgtttgattttttcatgtttatttctgAAGTTAATAAACAAATGATTTCCCTTATTTCAGGCCCAGGTGACATACTTTATATAACAACTAATATTTAACACGTTTAACATCAGAAACAACCCAGTCCCAGAACTGTACCCTTGTCTTCTGCATGCATTTCATTGTAATTTCTGCACAGTTTGACTATAGAAGTTGTCATGTTCAGAAATGAGTGAGCATCCCTGGAAAAGATGTTGCTCCATCCAAGATACTTCACCACTCAGAAAAGTCATTATTGTCTGTTGAAAGGATCAGCAAGGcaattttgtttcagaaaacttTGAGGAGACACCTGTAAATGTATATGTGCATCCAATAAAATAGAATATCATTAAAGGttaattaaattaacatttgTAATTGCATCTCTATGCTTTGATTTGCCTGTCACTTTCCTGCTGACACACCTGAGTTCCCCCACTGAGGAACAATACAGGATatttatattctattctatccTACTTCACTCCAGAAGTTACATCAGGCTAAGACCAAAAAGATTTCTAATGCAGAAACGTTGGCCTATTGAAAAGTATTTCTGCTCACTACACAATTGGTCAGGGCTCTCTTTGCTTGAACTACTCCATCAGtgtggcatggcatggaggagatcagcctgtggctccactgaggtgtaatggaagccaaggttgctttgatagcattGTTGGgatctctcatcttcctcttgacaattcCTCATTGATTCTCTATAAGGTTTTAGTCAAACAGCTGGAACATGTTGGCTGTTGTTTTGAATGAACTCTACTGGCAGACTATTTTCTACACAATTCGGttcaattcattttttttatacacAAACTTACACACTGAAGTGATattaactttggtgacctccgattggcgCAACCGGGTGCCATTGCCGCCAATGTAAATAACAGTCTTAGAGTATTTAAGCTTATCCTTAGCCATGAATTTCGGGTAGGATTTGGTGTCGCCCGGCAAACATTTGagtctagtgccacgtttctgactatggagctgccaattaccagagtcgTCTTttcagcgggtgtgtcactgagTGGGAAATATCTGTTAGAAACGGGGACCTGGATGGTGGTGACCCGTAGTCTGGGATcgaggactatgctttctaccactctggctaaggggcctctgctatctgctggtttttcaaggTGAGCCTCTAATTCCAACACCCTCGCCTTCAAAGCTACAAAATTGCTTCATGTATTATacataccattatcactaaaagTAGCcaaggagtaactgaacatatgagagagagagagagcaggagagaggaggagactcagaaaGAGACGGAGAAACAACAGAATGGATATCCATGGTGGAGCTAATGCTAAGCTAGCGACTTGTGAAACTTGTGAAACACAGAGGGTCCCCAAATGTTGAGGagcaacagaaaatgtgttttaaagtgcATAAGTCAGAGATATCAcagcaaatagaaatcagatcaaatcaAGAgtcttcacacaccaaacattccaccgagtgcaacagtaAAAATAGCCATGTAtgccatccatctatccatcaaaACATCTGAAATCTGATTGCAGTAGTAAGAGGTCCAGGATGGAAATCCCAACGTCTACTCCCGATCCTCTTAGACTCTTTCTGGGGGAACCCAAAGTGTCCCAGGTTAAAAGGGGTATACTGTGTCTTCAGCAGGTCATGGGTTTACCCTCGCTTTACAGTGTGACCGGCCTGGAAAATATCCAAGGAGAGGCACCTAGGAATCCTGATCAAATGACCAGGCCAACTCACTGCTTTCGATGCAGAGGACCAGTGGCTCTACTTCAAGTTCTCCCCTAGATGACAGAGGTCTTCACCCTTTCTCTAAGGCTGAGTTCAGCCACTCTATAAAGGAAGcaaatttcagctgcttgtatctttctttttattcacaCTTTCCATTCTGTCACAACTTTATatgatttgctgtttttgtgaaGATTTGCTTCATATGTGAATTTTACCTTTTGTGTGAATTGGGACTCATTTTGCTGTAATAGAAGGTTTCTTTACTATCTTACCCTTTTTAAGGTAAGTGATGAGCCTAACCCAGCAGCTGCGTTGCCTAAACCTGGCCAAGTAAGGAAATTACATTCTCAAACCTAGCaaaaataaattgggaaatGCATTAGTCAGATCACACAAACTACATTAGAGCAAACAAGGTTTCCATGGTTAAATATCAGTATAAATCTAAAGCACAAACTTGTcagctttgttttattcaaactTCAAATTGCCAGCCAGAGGCACACCTGAGACCAACAAAGATGAGCAAGAGGGAGCTTCCCCACAGATTCAGCTTTAAGTTCTGACCTTACTTAAGCAGGTGTGCAGACGATGAGATAGTCCTCACCTACAGTAACTCAGTCGCCAAATGAATAATACACCTCCTGTAGTTCTTTTTTCACTGTCAGGCTTCAATGCAACTACCAGCTATAGAGCCACTTTAATCTCTCTTACTCTACTATGTTACTGTCTGATTTTATTGGTAAATATTGCTCTCATTTTAACTATACTGCTCCATCAGAACCTACATGAACCCATGTACATTATTTTGTGTAATCTGTGTATTAATGAACTTTATGGGACTGCAGGCTTTTATCCTAAATTTATTTACGATCTTTTATCTGACAGTTATGTCATACCGTACTCAGGATGCCTTTTACAAATCTATGTGATTTATTCTTATGCAATGGTCGACTACTCTGTTTTGGCGCTGATGGCTTATGACAGATATGTGGCTATTTGCAGACCGCTGGCCTATCACTCTGTGATGAATGTGCAACGGACTGTTGCTTTAGTTTGTTTGTGCTGGCTGGTTCCTCTGAGCTGTGGGCTGCTGGTCATGTGCTTCACATCAGCTCTGAAGTTATGCGGTTCCCACATAGATAAACTTTACTGTGAGAACTGGTCCATTGTTAAACTTTCTTGTGGTTCGACAAAAGCAAACGACATAGTTGGACTTACTGTTATGGCCTTTTATTTAGTCCATGTTCTCTACATCGCCTGCTCGTACGTCCAGCTTATAAAGTCAGCTCTGACCTCCAAAGAGGGCATGGGAAAGTTTATCCAGACATGTGTGCCACATCTCATATGTCTGTTAAACGTCACAACCGCTTTGCTTTTTGACCTCATGTATTCCAGGTACGGATCCTCATCTGTGCCGCAGAGTTTAAGGAACTTCATGGCTGTGCAATTTCTCATAATTCCACCAATTCTGAACCCTGTTATTTATGGGATGATCCTCACCAGAATTAGAAGGACAATGATACGTTTGTGTTCAGTGGCATATTGAGGATTCAAACTTAAAAACATTGTCGGAAACATATCTGTTTATTTTGAACCTACAGTGAATGCTGTATATGACTGGATTGAACTGAGTATATCACTACAATAaatattggatttgttttactgGTAAAGTGCCTTTAGttaacatttttctgtcaaTCCTTTCTatataattaaactgaattaaacaaGGTTTCCTAGTTTTAAGCCTTAAAATTGGTATTGCTAACAGTTAAAGtgctttttttaatgtaaatgtatttaaatgatgTCCTTTATATTGACATTTTGTCAAACTTATTGATCTGTTTGGTCTGATCGCTTAGTCCAAAGGCCACAGATGAATActcattcatttaaatattataaAGAGATTAATTTAACAGCTTTGCTGTTCTCTTGACCTACTTGGACTAAAGGTTTTAACTGGACCCTTGGTACTTAAATTGGGTCTGGATAACATTTTAGATAGGTTGTGGACTTGTACAATCAGAACAAAGGCATCAAAAATCACAAGCTGTGTGAAGCTGATCAAAGTTTGGATACCTTTTACCACACTGCTGGATTGGAGGCCGACGTCCATACTGTTTCATGATTTGTGGAGGACACACATAAGAAACCCCATTTTGCTTAACGCTTTGTTTTAAATCTCCAAAATGTTGGAgcaaattgaactttttgaatTTTGAGTCATCAGaagtataacatttttaaatggaaaaagtgaataaaactgtttaaaaccaAACGTTTGGTTggtgtggaagaaaaaaatacagtgattgcaaaatgaataaagaaataaaaagaaactacaACAGAAATTATTTGAGCTCATTTTTATAAAGTATTaaaaatttttctttaaaagttaaaagtttttattttccagaggaACAAAGCATTGTTGTCTAAATGACAATCTCTAACAGAGGTTTTTGTTACATAGAAAGActcataaaaaaggaaatactggcttatttctatatattttaatttcttaacGTTTAAATGTTAATTCCCACAATATGCAGCTCATATAAGGAATTGCATAGTGTACATTCAGTCCTTATTATGGATCAAGCTTTACCCTGCATTTAGCCTCAGTAAATCTGCAATGTTTAATATGTTGGAGATTTCTGATTTACTCTAGATTTCATTAGTGACATTAAAGTAGCAGAAGAAAGTTATAGTAtgtagtaaaatataaaaatggtatgaaataaaacaaaaatcaacccaaacagggtgggcggagggggcctCGGCAGGGGGGCCAGAAACaagaacagagttcaggcgggcgaccaggaggttgtccccagcaggcacagagttccggcgggcgaccggACCTGCACCACAGAGCTCCGGGCGGTCGGCGGCGAAGCCGTGGCATCCTGCGACGGGAACCTGCAGGTAGGGTAGGTAGGCCAACAGAGGAGAGTAGAGGCCCCCCCAAAAACTCTGTGGAACcccagaggcgtggagcctggcgaaccctcagaggctgaagcagagcctggcgaaccctcacaagctgaagcagagcctggcgaaccctcagctctgggttcaaaagccagaacgaggacaaaacgttcGTTAAACCCCTCAAGAACAGGGTTCagcggcgcttcctcctcgaacccctgcagactaggaacaggagctgaggtgtcgaCGGGATCCTCAGTG contains the following coding sequences:
- the LOC124871829 gene encoding olfactory receptor 2K2-like → MNNTPPVVLFSLSGFNATTSYRATLISLTLLCYCLILLVNIALILTILLHQNLHEPMYIILCNLCINELYGTAGFYPKFIYDLLSDSYVIPYSGCLLQIYVIYSYAMVDYSVLALMAYDRYVAICRPLAYHSVMNVQRTVALVCLCWLVPLSCGLLVMCFTSALKLCGSHIDKLYCENWSIVKLSCGSTKANDIVGLTVMAFYLVHVLYIACSYVQLIKSALTSKEGMGKFIQTCVPHLICLLNVTTALLFDLMYSRYGSSSVPQSLRNFMAVQFLIIPPILNPVIYGMILTRIRRTMIRLCSVAY